Proteins encoded within one genomic window of Paramisgurnus dabryanus chromosome 11, PD_genome_1.1, whole genome shotgun sequence:
- the ctxn3 gene encoding cortexin-3 — translation MDSALFHGDKDEVLVEDVGLLCVMMRERLLLDEPMHFSWLMEAESFTSSIQTAGAGMTLEQKTTFAFVIFLFVFLCMLIVRCFRILLDPYRSMPTSTWADGLDGLEKGQFDNTLA, via the exons ATGGATTCCGCATTATTTCACGGAGACAAAG ATGAGGTCCTCGTGGAAGATGTCGGGCTCCTGTGCGTCATGATGCGCGAGCGTCTGCTGTTGGACGAGCCGATGCACTTCTCCTGGCTGATGGAGGCTGAGTCGTTCACCTCCTCCATCCAGACGGCGGGCGCTGGCATGACCCTTGAACAGAAGACCACCTTTGCCTTTGTCATCTTCCTCTTTGTCTTCCTCTGTATGCTGATCGTCCGCTGCTTCCGCATTCTGTTGGACCCGTACCGCAGCATGCCCACCTCCACCTGGGCCGACGGTCTGGACGGTCTGGAAAAGGGACAGTTTGATAACACGCTGGCGTAA